Proteins encoded together in one Deinococcus sp. Marseille-Q6407 window:
- a CDS encoding GNAT family N-acetyltransferase gives MNIKTAHLGDAQALYTTYRNSPDYFRMLGTAIPTASEVELELGLALMDRRRHVELIEHEGEIVGVLDWKEAYPEPQDVTVNLLLLNPAQRGAGLGSRVMWDLESRLSAGTSRLMASVLGENPAGARFWERLGYHFAIDARPVMTWYAKPLEESAARPALPGGRPARRAQALPQRVGQF, from the coding sequence TTGAACATCAAAACGGCCCACCTGGGTGATGCACAGGCCCTGTACACCACCTACCGGAATTCGCCCGACTATTTCCGGATGCTGGGCACCGCAATTCCCACCGCCAGCGAAGTTGAGCTGGAACTGGGGCTGGCACTGATGGACCGGCGCCGCCACGTCGAGCTGATCGAACACGAAGGCGAAATCGTGGGCGTGCTGGACTGGAAGGAAGCCTATCCCGAGCCGCAGGACGTGACCGTCAATCTGCTGCTGCTGAACCCGGCGCAGCGCGGCGCCGGCCTGGGCAGCCGCGTGATGTGGGACCTCGAAAGCCGCCTGTCGGCCGGCACCAGCCGCCTGATGGCCTCGGTGCTGGGCGAGAATCCCGCTGGCGCCCGTTTCTGGGAGCGACTGGGCTATCACTTCGCCATTGACGCCCGCCCGGTGATGACCTGGTATGCCAAGCCGCTGGAAGAAAGCGCGGCGCGGCCGGCCCTGCCGGGAGGCCGCCCAGCACGAAGAGCGCAGGCACTGCCGCAGCGCGTCGGGCAGTTCTGA
- a CDS encoding tRNA dihydrouridine synthase has product MAGYSDAPMRQLAAEQGALWTVSEMISARGLMEHDGPDLTLGRPYPGETGRVVQLFGAMPEYLAAAVQRTEEWFAPAAIDLNMGCPVPKVHGKGGACLLQTPEVAYDLIRAMKSATDLDVSAKIRLGWDEDRSVEVAQGLAEAGAAIITVHGRTSKQRYTGEADWDAIARVAQSVDVPVIGSGDVTTLEVAQRRQSSGVAAVMIGRGAVGNPWLFQALASGDGLYPSAAARARTALRHAELQAEFYGEDRFGVRSVKPLRKVLPKYLPDHPELRDDLVQVLTVDDVARVLAPLLEGTEEA; this is encoded by the coding sequence ATGGCCGGTTACAGCGACGCCCCCATGCGCCAGCTGGCCGCCGAGCAGGGGGCGCTGTGGACCGTCAGCGAGATGATCAGCGCCCGTGGCCTGATGGAACACGACGGCCCCGACCTGACCCTGGGCCGGCCCTACCCCGGCGAAACGGGGCGAGTGGTGCAGCTGTTCGGGGCCATGCCTGAGTATCTGGCGGCCGCCGTGCAGCGCACCGAGGAATGGTTTGCGCCGGCCGCCATTGACCTGAACATGGGCTGCCCGGTGCCCAAGGTGCACGGCAAGGGCGGTGCCTGCCTGCTGCAAACTCCGGAAGTGGCCTATGACCTGATTCGCGCCATGAAAAGCGCGACCGACCTGGACGTGAGCGCCAAGATTCGTCTGGGCTGGGATGAGGACCGCAGCGTGGAAGTGGCCCAGGGGCTGGCTGAAGCTGGCGCGGCCATCATCACGGTGCACGGGCGCACCTCCAAGCAGCGCTACACCGGCGAAGCCGACTGGGACGCGATTGCCCGGGTGGCCCAGAGCGTGGATGTGCCGGTGATTGGCTCGGGCGATGTCACCACTCTGGAAGTGGCCCAGCGGCGGCAGAGCAGCGGCGTGGCCGCCGTGATGATCGGCCGGGGCGCGGTGGGCAACCCCTGGCTTTTTCAGGCCCTGGCCAGCGGGGACGGACTGTACCCCAGCGCGGCGGCCCGCGCCCGCACGGCGCTGCGCCACGCCGAATTGCAGGCCGAGTTCTACGGCGAGGACCGTTTCGGGGTGCGCTCGGTCAAACCGCTGCGCAAGGTGCTGCCCAAGTACCTGCCCGATCACCCCGAGCTGCGCGACGACCTGGTGCAGGTGCTGACGGTGGACGACGTGGCCCGGGTGCTGGCGCCGCTCCTGGAAGGGACCGAAGAAGCTTAA
- a CDS encoding DsrE family protein translates to MSSSEAALKVVLHVSDPANLNHALANAENLWAARPGAAARLVLNGQAVTALQGHNKVTARLAAATRQGLEVQACHNALEAYEIDQASLPSGVTVVPAGVVALAEAQAAGFAYIRV, encoded by the coding sequence ATGTCCTCCTCCGAAGCTGCCCTGAAAGTAGTGCTGCACGTCAGCGACCCGGCCAACCTGAACCACGCCCTGGCCAACGCCGAGAATCTGTGGGCGGCCCGCCCCGGCGCTGCCGCGCGCCTGGTTCTGAATGGACAGGCGGTCACAGCGCTGCAGGGCCACAACAAAGTGACGGCACGGCTGGCCGCAGCCACCCGCCAGGGCCTGGAAGTTCAGGCCTGCCACAACGCGCTAGAAGCCTATGAGATAGACCAGGCCAGTCTGCCCAGCGGCGTGACTGTGGTGCCAGCCGGGGTGGTGGCCCTGGCTGAAGCGCAGGCGGCCGGTTTCGCCTACATCCGGGTCTGA
- a CDS encoding helix-turn-helix transcriptional regulator yields MTYDPTMRLLTVLNLLHLRGELSAAELGRRLEVSPRTVQRYVARLQDMGFPVTSTRGRGAAYRLHTAELPPLALCAEEALALGAGLGALNMLGLGALAPAAASARAKLERVLPSEVGQQLAALERHVGVGSGDWTVQLGGSVWAALIEALGTGRVLETVYCKTDGPETCRKLQPYGTAFYEERWYLVGWCLLRGELRCFRVDRIAAAAVTPETFEPPAGFDALAYLQATLPHLPAPFEVSVWLSLPPAEVRQASELGWRTELSPEGDGTRLRCQRSGRHDLCLLAASLLTLDAEIRLDSPLELQEEIAAAAQRAAKLAACPPPKLP; encoded by the coding sequence ATGACCTACGACCCCACCATGCGCCTGCTGACGGTGCTTAACCTGCTGCACCTGCGCGGCGAGCTGAGTGCTGCCGAACTGGGCCGCCGGCTGGAAGTCAGCCCGCGCACCGTGCAACGCTATGTGGCGCGGCTGCAGGACATGGGCTTTCCGGTGACCAGCACACGGGGGCGCGGCGCTGCTTACCGCCTGCACACGGCCGAGCTACCGCCGCTGGCACTGTGCGCCGAGGAAGCCCTGGCATTGGGTGCAGGTCTGGGCGCCCTCAACATGCTGGGGCTGGGAGCACTGGCTCCAGCCGCCGCCTCGGCGCGGGCCAAGCTGGAGCGGGTGCTACCGTCGGAAGTGGGTCAGCAGCTGGCGGCGCTGGAGCGGCATGTGGGGGTGGGCAGCGGCGACTGGACCGTGCAACTGGGCGGCAGCGTCTGGGCGGCGCTGATAGAGGCGCTGGGCACCGGGCGGGTGCTGGAGACGGTGTACTGCAAAACCGACGGCCCCGAAACCTGCCGCAAGTTGCAGCCCTACGGCACAGCCTTTTACGAGGAGCGCTGGTATCTGGTGGGCTGGTGCCTGCTGCGCGGCGAGCTGCGCTGTTTCCGGGTAGACCGTATTGCGGCGGCGGCTGTGACACCGGAAACCTTCGAACCGCCGGCCGGCTTCGACGCTCTGGCCTACCTTCAGGCTACCCTGCCGCATCTGCCGGCTCCTTTTGAGGTCAGCGTGTGGCTGAGCCTGCCCCCGGCTGAGGTCAGACAGGCCAGTGAACTGGGCTGGCGCACCGAGCTGTCACCAGAAGGGGATGGGACTCGCCTGCGCTGCCAACGTTCTGGACGCCATGACCTGTGCCTGCTGGCCGCCAGTTTGCTCACACTGGACGCCGAGATCAGGCTCGACAGCCCCCTGGAATTGCAGGAAGAAATTGCGGCAGCAGCGCAGCGGGCGGCTAAACTGGCCGCATGTCCTCCTCCGAAGCTGCCCTGA